cagtgccctgataaaaatcaaattaattacactaatttttatagaatcccatttccgccagtgaggcttccatagtacccggatggaatagtgcacggtgggctttttaaaatcgtttttatttacgtagacagaatatgaaataagatagagaaataggcacttcacatccagaagaattcacaattataaaagctgaaacatactttttacgtatttccattgtatgtccttttttacttaaaaaagaaggtcttctttagctcagctggcaagactcaggttcgagccagtgcagcgaggcacgaactagggtgggagcggcgagggcacaagccctagaacccgaatccgttacaataacaaaaggacagacaatggaatacggctatttcgaagtcacaaatgtgagatataaagtcggaattctgagttgctaagtcgcaattctgagatactaagtcggaattctgagttgctaagtcgcaattctgagatattaagtcggaattctgagttgctaagtcgcaattctgagatattaagtcggaattctgagttgctaagtcgcaattctgagatattaagtcggaattctgagttgctaagtcgcaattctgagatactaagtcggaattctgacttactaagtcgcaattctgagatactaagtcggaattctgagatactaagtcggaattctgacttactaagtcgcaattctgagatactaagtcggaattctgagatactaagtcgcaattctgagatactaagtcggaattctgagatactaagtcggaattctgagttgctaagtcgcaattctgagatactaagtcggaattctgacttactaagtcgcaattctgagatactaagtcagaattctgagttactaagtcgcaattctgagatactaaatcggaattctgagatagcatagcgcgttttttttttcctccctggcggaaacgggcttccatatgTACcagactgttgcctttctattATATTcccaaaatatttgaaaagttGAGTGAAACGTTcaatatataaacatatatgtATATGATATAAAAAATGTCCTTGAAATTAAAATTGGGCTGTTATTAAAACAAAGTTATATGTAAATTTAGTTCATACTGGATTAATTTCCGTGGTCTAGATTTTGATATATTATTTCTAATGGGAAACATTAGCAgagaatattttaaagaagaatATCTAAAGTATGTGCAGTATTATATGTTACTTTATATTTCCAATGATATGGGGCCAGGCTGGTTAAAAGCAGAAGGGACTGACTAACACTGTGTACCAATGGAATGTAAGAGCCAATCATCGCAAAGAGAGTCTTATGATTGATGTTTCTGAAGACCAGCCGAAATGTCCTTATTCCACCATTGGCCCAATCCAGGGCTGACGAGGGCGGGTTCTATTACAGTACAAGATTTCCTGGTTACAGTTTCCATCATAAGGTAAGAGGACCGGAATGATTTGATTTGTGGGGCTTTGTTTGTGGGGTGTTTTTTAGTTACAGAATTGAACGGCCAATCTGAAACCCTAGGCTTTTTGTGGGCAGGTGTGTTTATTACGTTTCCAAACTGTAAAGTAGCTGGATTTAGCTCCCGGGAGTTTGCTGTGAGGGACGTGTCTCGGCGATTTCCTGGTCTGTCTGTTTCAAACGATACGCCCGTTCATTCACTGCGCGGAAAGGCGCTGGTTTGTGAATGGGCAACCGAGTAGGTGGCCACAGGGAGCGTCTTTTCTGATTTTACCTTGATTTAGAAAACGCTGTTCCTTCTCCCCCGGCGAAACAGAACGTGGCGTTACCGTAGCTGGGCGCTCTTGTGCGGAAAGTGAAAGGACTCGGCTCTTGGTCCCATGTTTGAGTTTGTGGACGAGGCCGTACCGCTCCGGGAATTTACATACGTGCACAGTCCCCTCGTCCCCACACGTCGCCCTGCACGTTTAACAACTGTTAACTGGCTGAACGGCGTCTGTTTGTCGTAATTTGTTCACCAGGACAGGTACAGAGCTTTTGGGAGCCTTGGATCACGTAGTCAGTCATTCCGAATCGTAACACTTTACGGGGCACGAAGTAAAAATTCGCCATTGCTAGGTGATGACCTCGATGGATCTGCTTGCTGATTTGCTTTCGGATCACGTGTTTTCTGTGCTTAGTCCTGAGTTTCAAATTACACCTCTTTAAGCCTATTGTTTCCAGTTTGTTTACCCTTCAATCTGGCTAAACAGCTTGTAGCAGGTGATCAGGGAGGCCTGTATCCCACCGTCCCCTCCTGCAGACTCTGCAGAGCCCATCTGGTTACAGTTCcagcccacctggatgagggCAGTTCTGTTCCTCAGTGGAGGTACCTGAGCTGGTACCACTTCTGGGTCCCATTCGGTGTTTTAGGAGTTGAAAGGAAATGTATTAATGTATCccgaatataaatataaagaagTCTGttagcctgtgattaagaacACAGCTGGAGTAAAACACAGAATATCCAGAGGCgccccaggaccagggctgggaaccCCTGTACTGGATGTGTGACAGAGCTGCTGGGGTTCAGTCACTTCCTTGCAAGAACAGAAAGCTCTTATCACAGACACACTGGTTTCTGTTCACAAAAATGTCCACTGTACTAAATTCACACCCcacacaaacatttttatttcagtttttgtaagATTTCCATATGCATGAGGCTAACTGTTCTATCCAGTAAGGTGTACGTGTGACAACTTagttttgcttcagaaaagaaacaacaacgATATATTTCGGCCTATAGTTTATCATGATTTCTCTCAGTAATTCGCAGATGCCTCAGCTCTGTACTCATTTCTCACCCTTCAACAGAGACAATTCATCAATGTCTTTGGAAAGCGGTGGATCAGTAGAAAAAAGTAGCCAGTgttttacaataaataatatttctcTGTTCAACCAATAAATCACAATTTCCACCCATTAAGAACCTGTCCCTACAATGGTGTTTGCCTCTTCCAGGCTCTGCGTGCACAGGCACTGAAAAGATGGAAAGGGAACGATCTTTCACCCAGTATTGGGAACCCCAGCTCCCTGCGTGGGGATTAATAGCGAGCCAGCGGCTGTGAAGCGTTGGCGGACACTCTGCTACTGTGCGATTCAGTGGGGCTGAGTCCGGGTCGGGTACTGTACTGGCAGAGTAATGGGACAGCTGACACCCTGCTTTCCCGGCCTATGTGCTGTTTGCAGGATGAACGTAGGGGTGGCGCACAGCGAGGTGAACCCCAACACGCGGGTGATGAACAGCCGGGGCATCTGGCTGGCCTACCTGCTCCTGGTGGCCGTTCTTCACGTGGTCCTGCTCAGCATCCCGTTCTTCAGCGTGCCGCTGGTGTGGACGCTCACCAACGTCATCCACAACCTGGTGAGCCCCGACGTGACGCCCCTTCCCCTGCCCCTCCCCGCCCGGTGCTCGGGTGTCGGGTGTTGCCTCTTGCCCACGGGCTGGTAAAAGCCCACGGACGAGTGTCGGGGTGTGGGGATGCCAGGAGTCGCAGCACAGTCCAGTGAAGGTTTGAGATGGCCACTTCCGGAGAACACTGAATGAGACACACACAGGGTGTATTTGCCACAGTGGCCCAAATTGTAACAGTGTTCCAGAGGGTTTTATAGTCTGTGTTTATCCATGctattaataatagtaataataattgcttacacttatatagttcttttctggacactccactcaaagcgctttacaggtaatggggactctcctccaccaccaccagtgtgcagccccacctggatgatgtgacggcagccatagtgcaccagaacgctcaccacacaccagctatcagtggggaggagagcagagtaatgaagccagttcagagatggggattattaggaggccatgggtggtaagggccaatgggaaattcggccaggacgccggggttacacccctactcttttcgagaaacaccctgggatttttaacgaccacagagagtcaggacctcggttttacgtctcatccgaaggacggtacctgttttacagtatagtgtccccgtcactatactggggcattaggacccacacagaccacagggtgagcgccccctgctggccccactaacacctcttccagcagcaaccttagtttttcccaggaggtctcccatccaggtactgaccaggctcacacctgcttagcagcAGTGGGTTTATTACCATGAATGGGGGGGTTGAAGAGTCTGCATTCTGCTTGATCCAGTCCCTATACCCGATGAAGTCAACCCACCTTTCAGCTATTTCTGCGGTATCACGTACAACGGCGGGTGTCGGCTCAGAATTCTCCCAGGCCTGCCCCGGAGCAATGACCCCAGGCCGGAGCCAGATTTCACTCTCCACAGGCGACCGGATCTGTGCCCCTGCTGCCAGCCTGCCCCTTCCTGTCTGCCCGCATGATGCCCCTCCAATCTCGCGCTGCAGCTGCTGTGTCTGACGCCCGGCTTGTCCCGCAGGTGATGTACGTGTTCCTCCACACGGTGAAGGGAACGCCCTTCGAGACGCCGGACCAGGGCAAGGCTCGCCTCCTCACCCACTGGGAGCAGATGGACTACGGCATCCAGTTCACCTCCTCCCGCAAATTCCTCACCATCTC
Above is a genomic segment from Lepisosteus oculatus isolate fLepOcu1 chromosome 1, fLepOcu1.hap2, whole genome shotgun sequence containing:
- the ormdl2 gene encoding ORM1-like protein 2 isoform X1, with translation MGQLTPCFPGLCAVCRMNVGVAHSEVNPNTRVMNSRGIWLAYLLLVAVLHVVLLSIPFFSVPLVWTLTNVIHNLVMYVFLHTVKGTPFETPDQGKARLLTHWEQMDYGIQFTSSRKFLTISPIVLYILASFYTKYDATHFLVNTCSLLSVLLPKLPQFHGVRIFGINKY
- the ormdl2 gene encoding ORM1-like protein 2 isoform X2, with protein sequence MNVGVAHSEVNPNTRVMNSRGIWLAYLLLVAVLHVVLLSIPFFSVPLVWTLTNVIHNLVMYVFLHTVKGTPFETPDQGKARLLTHWEQMDYGIQFTSSRKFLTISPIVLYILASFYTKYDATHFLVNTCSLLSVLLPKLPQFHGVRIFGINKY